TCCGCGAAGCGCTTCTCCGCGTCGGTCATGTCGCTCATCTGGATCTGCCAGCGCAGGTGATCGACGAGCGACTCTCCCTTCGTGAGGTTCTGCTCGATCGGCGGCATCTCCTCGAACCCGCCGCGGTTGGCGGGGAGGGGCTGCTGGAGGGTGCGGTTCTCGAGGAACTGCTCCCAGTCGATCTCGTTCGTCTGCTTGTTGTCGGTCTTCTGCGCCTCGCCGGTCTCGTGGCGCTTGCGCTCGTCGAGCATGTCGATGCGGCGCTCGCCCTGCTCCATCGACGTGGTCTCGATGGTGGAGGCGCTGTTGTTCTCGGAGGTTCGCGCGCGGGGCTCGAAGTCCTCGTCGGCGAGGACGGGGTTCGCGTCGCATTCCTTGCGGATTTCTTCGATCAGCTCGAGCCGAGAGAGCTGGAGCAGGCGAATCGCCTGCTGCAGCTGCGGGGTCATGACGAGCTGCTGGCTGAGCTTTAGCTGTTGTTTGATTTCCATGCGCTTCTCGGGCGGATGTCCGCCAGAGAAAGTCTACACACCGAGCCAAGTCGCGAAAGCGAAAACTGTTCCAACGCCGGCCTGGTGTTGCGCGGGCTTTACAGAAACGCGCCGCGCACATCCAGGTGAGCGCTCAGGCGCTCTGGGCGATCGGCGCGGCGAGGAGCTCGAGGGAGTCGTCGTCCTGCGGCATCGCCGGCGGGAACTGGCTCTCGCTCGCCGCGATCTGGACGGCGCAGTCGAGGACGTAGCCGCGGCGGCGGCGGATGAGCAGGCCCTTGAGGCCCATGCGGCGGAGCGTGTGGACCGCCGTGTAGACGCGCATCGCGGCCGCCGTCGGCGTCGCGCGCTCGCCCGGCCAGCCCGCTTCGAACGCGGCGGTGACGGGGAGGACCGCGTTCGGCGTGCGCATCTTCAGCTCGCCGAGCGCGAGGAGGAGACGGCGCAACGGGATCCGCGTCTCGAGCACGACCATCGGCTGGCCGGGGAGCTTGAACCATTCGGCGCCTGCGGCGATGACGAGCTGGTCCTGAGTATCGAGAGCCTGGAGATCATCGTTGGCCGGCAGCATGAGAACCCTTCCCTTCGTGGTTGTGCCCAGACCAAGTGCAGCCAGCGTGCCGTTCTGAAAGTCGGGGGGGTGATCGAAATTGCAGTGGCCTTTCAGATGGAAATAGGCGGAAACGCGTGAGATCACCTCGCGCACACGCGGACACCAGGTGGTCTCGGATCATCCCGGAACTTTGTGATCCGCAAAGGAATTGGGGTGATCGACGAGGTCATGTGGAATCCGCGGACGGCGGCGGAATCGTGCGCGCCCAGCTCCCGAGATAACGCGACGCGACGAGCGGGTGGGAGCGGAAGCCCTGCGGGTCCGCCTCGACCGCGACCTCGCCGTCGAGGAGGAGCACCGCGCGCGTGCAGACGCGGAGCGCCTCCTCGACGTGATGGTCCGCGAGCAAGATGCAGACGCCGTCGTCCTCCGCGAGCCTCCGCAACATGTCGCCGAGGCGGCTCGCTTGCTGCGGATCGACGCCGGCGAACGGCTCGTCGCAGACGAGGACCTTCGGCGGACGCGTCAGCGCGCGCGCGAGCTCGAGGCGCCGCCGCTCGCCGCCCGAGAGCTCGCCGGCGCGGACCTCGAGGTGATCGGCGAGCTGGACGCGCGCCGCCATCGCCGTGATCTCGCCCGCCGCGGCCGGCTTGGCGTGGACGACGCGGTAGTACGAGGCGAGGTTGTCGCGGACGGAGAGGTCCCACAGCACGCTCGGCGCTTGCGGGACGTACGAGAGGCCGCGCCGCGCGCGCGCCCAGAGCGGGAGCTTCGTCACGTCGGCGCCGAAGAGCTCGACGCGACCGGAGGCGACGCTGCTCTCGCCGACGAGCGCGCGGAAGAGCGTCGACTTGCCGGCGCCGGACGGGCCGAGGACGCCGAGCACCTCGCCGCTCCGCGCGCTGAGGTCGACGCCGCGGAGGATGGTCTTCGTGCCGCGCGCGACCTTGACGGCGATCCCGGCGATGGCGTCCGTCACGTCGTTCGCGTCTCGCGTCAGGGCTTGGGGACGGGGATGGAGCCCTTGATCTGCGTCGCGGTCACCTTCGCGGTCGCGAGCTCGATCGTCGCCTTCTCGGCCTGGATCCAGCCCTGACCGCGCGAGAGCTTCACGCCGCCGCGCATCTCCAGCGTCTGCTTCACGAGGTCGAGCTCGACCTCCGGCGCTTCGCCGTGGACGCCGCGCACGTCGGCGACGACGCCGCCGGAGCCCTTCGCCCAGCGCACGTGCGGGGTCGCGTCGAACTTGAGATCGAAGCGCGGGCAGCGCACGGTGAGGTCGCCCTTCGAGAGCACGACCTTGCCCGCGAGCACCGCCGTCCCCGTCGCGACGTCGATCTCGAGGCTGTCCGCCTGCACGCTCACGTCGCCCTTGCCGACGTCGAGGAGCGGATCGGCGGTCACGCTCGGCGCGAACGTCGACGACATGCCGACGATCGAGGCAGCGAGGACGAAGCGGCGGAGCGCCATGCCCGTCGATCCTAGTCTCTTCGCCGCTCGGTTGCACGCTAACGTGCCGGCGTGACCTCTCGCCTCCTCGTCTCTCTCTTCGCGCTCGCCGTCGCGGGCTGCGCCGCCGCGGTGCGTCCGCCCGCGCCGACGTACGCCGCCGCCGCCGGCGCGCCGTCGTGCGCGCTCGTCGCGGAGCGCAGCGAGCCGTTCGTCGTCGACTGGCGCGTCGACAAGCGCGGCGATCTCGAGGCCGCGCTCGGAAAGGGGACCGTCGTCGTCGCGTACGACTGCGACAAGCTCCGCATCTTGAGCGACTGCTCGGCGGAGGGCTCGTACGCGTTCGCGGGGGTGACGGAGAAGGAGCAGCTCATTCGCCTCGTCGACGCCGACGAGATCCGCGCGAACCTCCCGCTCTCCGGCGGCGCGCTCTCGGGCACGCTGAAGGGCTCGCTCGAGCGCGGCGCGACCCTCGACGTCGCGCTCGCCCTCGTCGGGACGAAGACGAGCTCGCGCCTCGACGTCGCGCCGAGCGACCTGAAGGGCGACTGCGCGGGCGCGACCCACTTCGTGCGAAGCGCGACGCTCGGCGCCTTCGTCATGCGCACCGGCACGCGCGCGAAGACGGCGGCGGCGGCGGACCTCCTCGCCGGCGCCGCCTCGGCGTCGAGCGGCAGCGAGGAGCTCGTCGAGAACCGCGACGGCTCGGTGGAGGCGTGCCGCGCGGCGGACCCCACGAAGGACACGCCGCCGGCGCGCTGCGCGAGCCCGCTGCGGCTCCGGCTCCGCCCGATCAAGGCGGGCGCGGCGACGGTCGCGGAGGAGCCGCCGCAGTGCCCGCCCGGGCTCGTGCGGTTCGACGACGGCAAGTGTGGGAAGCGCAGCGCCGACGCGCCGTTCATCTGCGACCCGAGCAACGCGATCGAGTGCGAGCAGCAGTGCACGCGCGGCTCGCTCGTGAGCTGCGTGTACCTCGGCAAGTCCGTGCGCGAGACGGCGCCGGATCGAGCGGTGAAGCTGTACGAGCGCGCGTGCGACGGCGGTGTCGCGGAGGGATGCGGGCGGCTCGGCGCGATGAAGTCCGACCTCGGGCTCCTCGAGCGCTCGTGCCGCGACGGTTGGTTCCCGGCGTGCACCGCGGTCGGCGCGACGAAATTCAAGGCGGGCGACAAGGTCGACGTCGTCGCCGCGTTCAAGCGCGGCTGCGACGGCGGCAGCGCCGACGACTGCGAGAGCTACGGCGCCCTCTTCGTGATGAAGTTCCTCCCGCCGAACGACGCCGAGCAGCTCCGCGCGTTCCAGCGCGCGTGCGAAGGAGGCTCGAAGGTGGGCTGCGCGAACCTCGCGCAGATGTACGCGCAGGGGCGCGGCACGTCGACGGACGTCGCGCGCGCGGTCACGCTCCTCCGCTCGTCATGCGATCGCGGCGCGTCCGCCTCGTGCGCCGCGCTCTCGTCGCACTACCTCGCCGGCAACGGCGTCGAGCGCGATCCGGCGAAGGCGCTCGCGCTGATGGAGCGCGCGTGCGAAGGCGACGATCGCGGGAGCTGCCTCGTCCTCGGGATGATGTACCAGAACGGCACCGGCCGCCCCGCCGACGAGGCGAAGGCCCGCGCCGCGTTCGTCCGCGCGTGCGAGGGCGGCGTCGAGGAGGCGTGCGCGGCGGCGAAGCGCTAGGAGCGCGGCTCGAGCGCCTTCAGGAAGGCCTCGAGCTCCGCGACGCGGCCCTCGGCCTGGCCGCGGATCGGCGGCGCGGCGGCGAGGTCCATCAGGTGCTCCACCAGCGACGCGATCGCGCTGCGCGTGAGCGGGAGGAGCGCGTCGGCCTTGCCGTTCGTCGCCGCGAACGTGCGCACCGCGGCGTGGACGACGGGGAGGAGGTCGTCGGCGCGCGCGCCCTCCACCGGCGTGCTCGTCTGCCCCATCGCGATGCTCGCGAGGACCTTCGCGAGCGGCGGCGCGAGGCGGTCGCGCGCGCGATCGATGCGGTAGCGGATGAGGGTCGGATCGTTCGCCGCTTGCTCGCGATCACGGCCGGTGACGACGACGTCGAGGTCGTGCTTCCACTCCGCGGCCGGGGCGGTGAGCGCGCCGGCGACGACCTGCGCCGCCTGATCCGCCTCGCGCTCGAGCGACGCGGCGCGGAGGGCGAGCTCCTGCGCGCGCGCGCGGGCGGCGTCGATCTTGGCGCGCTCGTCGCTCGCGTGCTCGCGCGCGCGCTCGAGCATGAGCGTGACGACGCGCGCGGCGCGGCGGCGGAGGCCGCGCTCCTTGAGCTCGACGCTGCGGCCGACGAGCTGCTCGTCGAGGAGCTTCTGCACGTTCTCCCAGTTCGACTTCGCGAGCGCATCTTCGTCGCCGAGCTTGCCCGAGAGCGCGAGGCGCGCGGAGAGCGCGAGCGGCGGCGCCCACGAGGTGAGCCCCGTCTCCGCGAGCGACTCGTGCACGTTCGCCATCACGGTGTCGAGGTCGGCGGGCTTGAGGCGGTCGGCCTTGTTGACGAGGAGCTGCACCGGCAGCGCGGTGACGCGCGCCTCGTCGAGGATGCGGAGCTCCGTCTGCTTGAGCGGCTGGCCCGCGTCGAGGAGCCAGATCGCGGCGTCGGCCTCCTCGAACGCGGAGCGCGCCGCGACGGTGTGGCGGAGGTCGGGGGCGTTGAAACCGGGAGTATCGAGGATCTCGACGCGCGTGAGCGACGCGATCGGCTGGAGGATCTCGACGCGCTTCACGTGCTCCTCGCCCGCGCTCTTCAGCGCCGCGCGGAGCTCGCTCGAGGGGACGATGCGCTCCTTCACCTCGCCCGGCGCGTCGTCGTGGAGCTGGATGCGGGCGAAGGGATCGGGCGCGTAGCGGAGGTGATGGAGCGTCGCGGTGGTGGGGAGCACGCCGGTCGGCGCGACGTCGGCGCCGATGACGGCGTTGATGAAGGTGCTCTTGCCGGCGTTGAACTCGCCGACGATCGCGACGCGCACGGGGCGCGATCGTTCCATCGCGAGCTCCGCCACCTTCGCCGTCGCGTCGAGGGCGTGGAGGCCGCGCGCGTGGAGGTCGAGGCGGGTGAGGACCTTGGTCCAGTCGCTCGGCGCGCCCGACGGCGGCACCCACGTCGCGAGCGCCTCCGCCCGCGCGGCGTCGGCCCACGCCCGCGCGCGCGGCGACGACACGCCGCCGAGCTCGTCGAGGATCGCGGAGGCCTCGCCCGCGTCGCGGAGCCGCGCGGGGGAGGGGAGGAGGCGCGCCTCTTCGATCGCGGCGTCCTTCGTGTCGCTCTTCTCCTGCGAAGAGAGGAGCCCGAGCGCGACCGCGAGCGCGGCGTGATCGCGGTCCTCGAGCGCCGCGTCGAGGAGCGGGCGCGCCGCGCTCACGTCGCCGCTGCGGACCGCGGCGACGAGCGCGGTGCGGGCTTCGTCGCGCCGCCCCTCCGCGCGCGCGAACGCCGCGCGCCACCGCGCGCCCTCGCTCTCTCCTCTGCCCGCGACGACCGTGCGGATCCGCGCGCGCGTCGCCTCGTCGGTCGGGATCCACGCGAGGGCGGAGGCGAGGGCCTCGCTCGCGCCGCGGGCCTCGAGCACCATCGCGCGGACGAGGAGCGGGAACGCGGCGGCGTCGCCGGTGGCGGCGAGGACGCGCCCCTGCACGAGCGCCGCGCGCGCGTCGGTCGGGTCGGCCTCGAGCGCGGCGAGCACGGTCTTCGCGCCCTCGAGGTCGTCCTGGAGGAGCCGCGCCTCCGCGCGCCGGAGCTGCACGTCGGCGTCCTTCGTGATGCCGAGCCGCTCGAGCCACAGCTCCGCGCGATCGCCGTCGCCGTTCGCGAGGTCGCGATCGGCGAGCCAGAGCAGCGCCTCGCGCCGCGCGTCGCTCCCGGCCTCGGCCACCGCGAGCGCGCGGAGGAACGCGTCGCGCGCCTCGTCGATCGGCGCGCCGACGCGCTCGCGGGCGCGCCCGAGGCGCACCCAGACCTCGGCGCGCGAGCCGACGCGCGAGGCGAGCTCCTCGAGCGTGAGGGCGAGCTCCGCGTCGAGCTTCGCTGCTTCGCACGCGTCGGCGAGGAGCGCGAGGCCGAGCGGCGAGTGCGGCACGCGCTGGAGCATCGCCTTCGCCGAGCGGCGCGCGGCCATCGCGTCGCCGCGCGCGAGCGCCTCTTCCCCGTCACGGAGGTAGCCCTCGACGCCGGCGAGCACGACCTCGACGCGCCCGAACCATCCCGCGATCGTCTCCGCGAGCCGTGACATGACGCATGTTTATCACGCGCTCCGAAACCATTGGACACGTTGAGCGTCACGCGTCCTCCCGCTCGAGCAGGCCGCGGAGGAGCTCCGGCTCGACGCGGAGGACCAGGACCTTCTCCCGATCGACGAC
This sequence is a window from Labilithrix sp.. Protein-coding genes within it:
- a CDS encoding ABC transporter ATP-binding protein, yielding MTDAIAGIAVKVARGTKTILRGVDLSARSGEVLGVLGPSGAGKSTLFRALVGESSVASGRVELFGADVTKLPLWARARRGLSYVPQAPSVLWDLSVRDNLASYYRVVHAKPAAAGEITAMAARVQLADHLEVRAGELSGGERRRLELARALTRPPKVLVCDEPFAGVDPQQASRLGDMLRRLAEDDGVCILLADHHVEEALRVCTRAVLLLDGEVAVEADPQGFRSHPLVASRYLGSWARTIPPPSADST
- a CDS encoding sel1 repeat family protein encodes the protein MTSRLLVSLFALAVAGCAAAVRPPAPTYAAAAGAPSCALVAERSEPFVVDWRVDKRGDLEAALGKGTVVVAYDCDKLRILSDCSAEGSYAFAGVTEKEQLIRLVDADEIRANLPLSGGALSGTLKGSLERGATLDVALALVGTKTSSRLDVAPSDLKGDCAGATHFVRSATLGAFVMRTGTRAKTAAAADLLAGAASASSGSEELVENRDGSVEACRAADPTKDTPPARCASPLRLRLRPIKAGAATVAEEPPQCPPGLVRFDDGKCGKRSADAPFICDPSNAIECEQQCTRGSLVSCVYLGKSVRETAPDRAVKLYERACDGGVAEGCGRLGAMKSDLGLLERSCRDGWFPACTAVGATKFKAGDKVDVVAAFKRGCDGGSADDCESYGALFVMKFLPPNDAEQLRAFQRACEGGSKVGCANLAQMYAQGRGTSTDVARAVTLLRSSCDRGASASCAALSSHYLAGNGVERDPAKALALMERACEGDDRGSCLVLGMMYQNGTGRPADEAKARAAFVRACEGGVEEACAAAKR
- a CDS encoding dynamin family protein, whose amino-acid sequence is MSRLAETIAGWFGRVEVVLAGVEGYLRDGEEALARGDAMAARRSAKAMLQRVPHSPLGLALLADACEAAKLDAELALTLEELASRVGSRAEVWVRLGRARERVGAPIDEARDAFLRALAVAEAGSDARREALLWLADRDLANGDGDRAELWLERLGITKDADVQLRRAEARLLQDDLEGAKTVLAALEADPTDARAALVQGRVLAATGDAAAFPLLVRAMVLEARGASEALASALAWIPTDEATRARIRTVVAGRGESEGARWRAAFARAEGRRDEARTALVAAVRSGDVSAARPLLDAALEDRDHAALAVALGLLSSQEKSDTKDAAIEEARLLPSPARLRDAGEASAILDELGGVSSPRARAWADAARAEALATWVPPSGAPSDWTKVLTRLDLHARGLHALDATAKVAELAMERSRPVRVAIVGEFNAGKSTFINAVIGADVAPTGVLPTTATLHHLRYAPDPFARIQLHDDAPGEVKERIVPSSELRAALKSAGEEHVKRVEILQPIASLTRVEILDTPGFNAPDLRHTVAARSAFEEADAAIWLLDAGQPLKQTELRILDEARVTALPVQLLVNKADRLKPADLDTVMANVHESLAETGLTSWAPPLALSARLALSGKLGDEDALAKSNWENVQKLLDEQLVGRSVELKERGLRRRAARVVTLMLERAREHASDERAKIDAARARAQELALRAASLEREADQAAQVVAGALTAPAAEWKHDLDVVVTGRDREQAANDPTLIRYRIDRARDRLAPPLAKVLASIAMGQTSTPVEGARADDLLPVVHAAVRTFAATNGKADALLPLTRSAIASLVEHLMDLAAAPPIRGQAEGRVAELEAFLKALEPRS